The nucleotide window ttaaaataaaaattcaagaggaattatatttgatattataaaatagaattcatttagattaaaaaaaatttgatggatttagttggaaaagattaaattcaacatttataactttttttgtttttaaatctaaagtatgtatgtaaataaaaaaatacaatttgtatAATCTTAGATCTCTTTGCAGGAAAAGTTATTCAAAAACATGATTTGCATCCTCTACAAAAAGATGTATGCAAGGAGTGCGGAGGATTACCTCTTGTCATTAGTGCAATAGCTAAAGCATTAACAAACAAGTGTTATCCATCTGATTGGGAGTGTGCATTACAAGATTTGAAAGGACTTTCAGAAGTAAAGTATACAAGATTCCTTGAAAAGGAATATATGAAGATTGGCTTAAGTTACAAATATTTAAGTGATGAACTTAAGAAAACGTTTTTAATTTCTAGTCTAATGGAAAATAATACTTCCATTTCAGACTTGTTCAAACATGTTGTGTGCCTGAATATACTTGGCGGAGTTAATTTGACAATGGAAGGTGCACGAAAGAGACTAGATAAATTGGTTCGTGACCTCAAAGATGCTTGTTTGTTACTTGACGGGTTCGAAAGCGGCCAATTTGCTATGCATGATGTTATTCGTGATGTTGCCATATTATTTGCACATGAGGAGTACCATGTGTTTACAACAAGAAATGATGTTGAACGAGATTGGAAGGATAGAGACAAACTCAAGAAATGCACAAAGATTTCTTTACCTGGTAAAAGTACTATTATTAGTCAACTTTGGCCTAATGATTTGGCTTGTCCAAATCTTGAATATTTCTATAGGACTGATATGCAGAACTCTTCTTTTGAAATCCCGGAGGACTTTTTCACGGTGATGCCAAATCTTAGAGTATTGAATTTGGTTGGACTACGGCAAATGTCATTGCcatcatcaattcatcatttgacaAACCTTCAAACATTGTGTTTAGATTACAGCAACATTGGAGGTGTTCCTATTATTGGAAAGCTTAAGAAGTTAAAGGTCCTTAGCTTGCGAAATTCTTACATTAAGGAGTTTCCTACGGAAGTGGGTCAATTAACTGAACTAAGACTGTTAGATTTGAGTGATTGTTATTATTTGAAAGTTATTGCTCCACAtgtgatatcaaaattatccaatttggAAGAACTTTATTTGAAGGAATGTCTTATTCAGTGGAAAATTGAAGTACTTAGGGAATTGAAGCTCTTGTCTAACCTTACCAGTGTAGAATTGGATATTGAAGATCACAAGGTTTTGCTTGAAGAATTCTTTACTAGAAAACTTATCAAGTACAAAATATCAGTGGGAAATTGGTGGTACAAACATCCAACAATTTGTGAACAAGAGTGTTTGAggatattgaaattgatattcAATCCTACCATCCACTTAGAAGAATTATGCGGAATCAAGAATGTTGAACTCTTATGCTTAGCTGAATAtttggatgatgaagatgaagatgaagatgaagatgatgaggatGAGGACACTCTTGAGCATTCAAAATTCCATTTGCAATCCAATGAAATCACACCGCTTTTTAATGAAAAGGTTTGATTTACTATAACTTCTTGTacttgtatattatatatttgtattcttgttttcttttagttttattcTCATTTGTTAACACGTAGTTGTAGTATTctcttttgcattttttttactaGTGACTTAAATTTTCAGATTCAGttcaatttcattatcaagtactattctttaatttctcttatATGAGTTCGTAAATATTAAAGCAACAATTAACTTTGAATGTAGGTTATCCTTCCTGATTTAAAGGTCTTGGTATTGAAGAATATTATTTCTAGAAAGATTTGGGACAGTGAACTTCCATCATCCtcctttcaaaatttgaaagaattgaTATTGTCGAGATGTACgaagataaaatttgtgtttcCTTATACCATAACCAAAAACCTCCAACAACTCCAATATCTTAAGATAAAGGATTGTATTGATTTAGAGGAAATTGTTGCTACAGAAGAAATAACAGAAGCAGCTGCCAGTTTTGTCTTTCCTGAAGTAACCTTTTTGGAGCTTAAAAATCTACCGAAACTTGCAACTTTTTATCCTGGAATACATACTTTGGAATGCCCAAAGTTGAAAAAGTTGGTGGTGAAAAATTGTGACAAATTTAAGATGTTGAATTCAGAAGCAAATTCTTTGTGCTTGGACCATATGGTATGAGTATCTAATTTTGTTCCTCTTCGAATGTTTAAAAAACCttctttatacatataaatttgaaacaactgaattatctctctccttttttttttttttccgtaaTGCTTAGTGAGttgaatatttgtttttcattaatagTGAACTTATATAGAAGTAAATTCAACTGATTGTTGATGTTTTCAAGAGACAAAGTAGGCATCTTAAAGGAATTCCAACCCCCCTCAATCTTcactttttgaaagttttacTGAAATTTATGTAAAGTTTCACAATTAAGATTTTtcgaaaaaaaattttaaaggtatatTTAATTAGTAGTTTTCGAAAACCgcttttgaactttttaatttttatattgatttgaaatttaaaaaataaataattgaaggcTTCAACTAATAAGTCATTAactaaacttttgttttaagagtataattaaaaagctaattggattttgtttggATGGTTATGTAGATCAACCATGATTGACTCAGTGACTTCTAAAAATTTCATCCCTATTTCTtacagaaaaatattaaaggaaaaaaataaaaatcctcaataataattaacttaaaatacatcttcataaataattaccaaaatttaatatactaaattatatgtaaataataggaaattataattaatttcataatttattatagtgataaattttttatttaattatttgttatatatgcttatttttcttttttcttttttctagtgcattaaatttttagttcaattttactAGTAAGAATTTTTAGTTCAAGTTGTCACTTAAGGAAAAGGTGATAACTTGTTATACTTTGCTATTATGCTTTTTTATATCCTCTGATGCTTATTCTCATTTGTTAGTTGTCgtattcaattatttgttatatgcttattttcctttttgcatttctttttaatttttcaagtgaattaaatttcttttttaattcatgcTTGCATCAATTTCACTAGAAAGTattgatttcattaattcatgCTTGCTTttgtagttaatatttttagagacaaaaaaatACATTGTTAATATTATGGAATGTCATGATAAATGCATGagttaattatttctttttaagattttgaaacaaCAATTAACTTTGATTGCAGGTTCACTTTCGTGATTTAGAGGTCTTAAAATTGAAGaatattagttttgaaaagaTTTGGGATAACCaactttcaacttcttcttaTCAAAGTTTGACACACTTGGCCTTATTagaatgtgataaaataaaatatgtgttcCCCTTATCAATAGCCAAAAGCCTCCAACAACTCCAATACCTTGAGTTAACAAGTTGTAAGGTTTTAGAGAGAATTGTTGCTCCAGAAGAAGGAACAGAAGCAAgtgtcaattttttctttccgCAAGTAAGCACAATGAAGCTTCAATATCTACCAGAGTTTACAGATTTCTATCCTGAAATACATACGTCAGAATGGCCAAAATTGAAAGAGTTGGTGGTCAAAGATTGTCCTAAATTTAAGATGTTCACTTCAGAGGCAAATTCTCTATGCTTGGACCAAAAGGTACAAGAATCCAATTTTATTCccttttttctctataaaaatttgtctatattatattacataaattcaaaacaattgaCTTAATGGCTTCTACAAATTCCATCCCTATTTCTtacagaaaaatattaaagggaaaaaataaaaatcctcaataataattaacttaaaatacatcttcataaataattaacaaaatttaatatactaaattatatgtgaatattataattaatttaataatttattatagtgataaacttttttattgaaaaaaattaaaaatagttttttttaaaaccgTGTGGGCTAATAGCTTTTCTCTGCTTGGCTTCAAATagttttatctttcaaattttttaattaatttaataacttaaaatacatcaaattgcatgtgacacatcatcattgatatctAATTTGGTACTCATTATTAGTGCATATTATattactcatttcaaaattttatcaacatgaTTTGGTACTgaacaagaataaaaatcagtttaattttgaaacaaattattatattagggTAATTGCCAATTTGATATGTATTGAATTCtttgtatgtataaatttgtaagaaaaatgaATAGAAGCGACAAATTAGCTaagacataaattttaaaaaataaatagtgtaCAGATCAAGCAATTCACCGAACAGTTGGTGAACAATAACAACAGCTTCTACAAATTCTAACTgtctctcctttttcttttttgatgaaGCTTAGTGagctgaattttttttcattaatattgaaCTTAAATACTAGAAGAATTCTAACCGCCTCAATcttcagtttttgaaaatttttattatcatttatgtaAAATAGATCATTTCAAAATGAGGaaacatgataaaaaaacaaaattaaacaattaagatttttcaaaaaaaaaaaagatatatttaattagtagtTTGCGAAAACagcttttgaactttttaatttttatattgatttgaaatttaaaaaataaataattgaaggcTTCAACTAATAAGCCATTAactaaacttttgttttaagagtataattaaaaagctgattagattttgttttgatggttTTGTAAATCAACCATGATTGACTTAGTAACTTCTAAAAATTTCATCCCTATTTCTtacagaaaaatattaaaggagaaaaaataaaaatcctcaataataattaacttaaaatacatcttcataaataattaacaaaatttaatatactaaattatttgtgaataatgggaaattataattaatttcataatttattatagtgataaattttttatttaattatttgttatagatacttttttttttttctagtgcattaaatttttagttcaattttactAGTAAGAATTTTTAGTTCAAGTTGTCATTTAACGAAAAGGTGATAAATTGTTGTACTTTGTTATTACGcttttttatattctcttatgGTTATTCTCATTTGTTAGTTGTagtattcaattatttgttatatgcttattttcctttttgcatttctttttaatttttcaagtgaattaaatttcttttttaattcatgcTTGCATCAGTTTCACTAGAAAGTattgatttcattaattcatgCTTGCTTctgtagttaatatttttatagacaaaaaaataCATTGTTAATATTATGGAATGTCATGACAAATGCATGagtcaattatttctttttaagattttgaaacaaCAATTAACTTTGATTGCAGGTTCACTTTTGCGATTTAAAGATCTTAGAATTGAAGaatattagttttgaaaagaTTTGTGATAGCCaactttcaacttcttcttatcaaaatttgacacacttGGCCTTATttgaatgtgataaaataaaatatgtgtttccCTTGTCAATAGCCAAAAGCCTCCAACAACTCCAATACCTTGAGTTAACAAGTTGTAAGGTTTTAGAGAGAATTGTTGCTCCAGAAGAAGGAACAGAAGCAGctgtcaattttttctttccacAGGTAAGCACAGTGAAGCTTTATAATCTACCAGAGTTTATTGGGATACATACTTCAGAATGGCTGAAATTGAAAGAGTTGATGGTCAAAGATTGTCCTAAATTTAAGATGTTTACTTCAGAGTCAAATTCCCTGTGTTTGGACCAAAAGGTACAAGAATCCAATTTTAttcccatttttttttctataaaaattttctatattatattacataaatttaaaacaatttgacTCAGCGGCTTCTAAAAATTCCATCTCTATTTTTTACagtattaaaggaaaaaaataaaaatcctcaataataattaacttaaaatacatcttcataaataattagcaaatttaataatactatattatttgtgaataataggaaattataattaatttgataatttattatagtatactttttttattgaaaaaattaaaaatagtttttttttttaaaaaccattTGGGCTAATAGTATTTCGCTGCCTGGcttgaaatagttttatctcTGAAATTTTTGTCCctaagattattaatttttgtccaGCACACATTTCAAAACAATAATGTCATTGCTATGTGTATTTATAGTGATTGCcaatttatatattgatgatTACCGATTGATATctaatttgatgttttcattgtAAGTACACATTATattactcatttcaaaattttatcaacattaTTTGGTAGTGGACAAGAATGaaaatcagtttaattttgaaacaaattatattaggATAATTGCCAATTTGATATGTATTGAAATTCTTTGTATGCATCAATTTATAAGTTAAAGGAATATAAGCAAGGAATTAGCTgagacataaattttaaaaaataaatactgtACTGACTGAGCAATTCATCGAACAGTTGGTGAACAATAACAGCTTctacaaattcaaacacaaaagCTAACAACACATTACAGATTAAACCCACTTAAAAATGAAGTTAAAAATTGATCTATCGTTTCAAACAATGAAttaaaagcacaaaatttataCCAAAAACTCCAATATTGCTACACAAGATAGATGGAAAGAAAACCAGAGAGATATCAGCTGCTTGTTACAATTCTCTTGGTCGATTCCCACTTCTAATGATCGTTTGGTGTTTGTAGGTGTCTTTTTCTGGTGTAGCACATACTCCCAATGTATGTTCTCAACATGACCTCACTAAAGCTGTTGTGCGAACCCTAAATCAAGGATCTAATGTCATTAGCATGGACTTCCATCCACAACAACAAACTATtcttttaggttaaaaaaaacAACTGTTGAGTTCCTGGTCactgaaaatttataaaacttttttcacaaatgttttgttattgattgaaatttatgtttttgggTCTGTAGTGGGGACAAATGATTCACAAAGGTCTAGTAACTGATTCGTATTTCACAAACTGAATAAGTACGCTAACCTGCAAGATGAATAGACTAAACAAACAgagaattgttttttttctcaattaattatcttttaataatattatatataaaaataaataaatcatataaatttatttttataatttgataccaataaataattataaaataaaaaatatttatattatttaattaaaaattatctccttaatttatataaataaatttatttaatctacataaaaacttagttttattcgcttattttttatgtaaattaatgAGTCAAGTggttaaatcaattaaaattggtagaatttttattttatatcaatctttTATCCGCTTTTTTGGTGGATACAATGTATCCAAACTTAgccaaatttttatctcattgattTTCGTGtaaattacaagtaaaataaaaattaattttattcaaatttattgaataaaatataagataatttgaattaatcttaaattaaattattaaataattttttttaaatttaattcaaaattaaactgattaatGAGTCAAAATAACTTAGttagagtttttttaatttatgatatttttgtgttgtgttgtCCACTTTACTAATGAAAAAGGGACGAGGCTAAAAtgataacaatttgaaaaaataggtACAAAAATAAGACtggaaataattaaaccaaATGTAAGTCTTTCTCCAGTGTCTAAAAAATGTCTTAtcaatgcctttttttttttaattgataactTACACGCGTTCACAATTCACTTATTAGCTATAGGAGTTTgcataacaatttaaataagattaatCTTAGTGATgcaatttcataaataatagataaaaacaaaaaattgtaaattttaaaaattactgttctgaaaataatttatcaaaaaatttatagaattgTAATTTAGTAAAGTAAGAAtgaaagtaagaaaatgaattaatcatatattaatttgaagtaTAGAGTCAGTGTCATACGACAGTTTTTTGGAAGATGCAAATGAGTTTCTGAGGTATGAAATCAAAAAAAGCAAAGAAGAATGATAACAATGGAAATCCACCataagaagataaagatgaatgaGAGTATAATCTAATCTCTAAAATCAAAAACTTTATTCTATCTTCTCATTTTGAAAAACAAGAAAGGACATTTCTACACgaaatttcctattttatttccttagcaatcatgaaagatttttgcatattttcaatcgaaattttttaatttttaccatttaaagATAACGGTTTCTGTGGGGCTAATGTCTCTGGTTTTATTCCattaattatctattattatagtAACTTATTcatgtatattcattttaaatagaGAAGtgtgatatgtataaataatatgtataattttatatataaataataacgtatttgtatataattaagtaattttaaattagagataaaataatactcaattataaagtcacatattattatttgtatacaaaattatataaaaacactttattttcattttcccccATAACAAATGAAGGCAATGATCAATTCTACAATATAATcctctttttttccttcaataaatattactttgttCACGTGGTGAGACTCCactttaatcaattattttctacaaagttataataaattcattatgTTCACATTAAGTTACAAAGTTTTTCTCTGTCATAAGGGATTTcgattttaaaaggaaaaaaaaacacaatttgttatgattagaaatgagttttatatattttatataaaatatggttattttgcatatgataaaataatattattttattttttatccaaaaaaattaaaagattgtGACAACTTATAATACCGATTTGGTataataagtatataaaatacatgtttcatatgatttagggtttaaagatataattaaatatgtttaaaacaataaaatacgACAAACACGTACAATACACAAATTTACTAACTAGGGATAATATAGAGATACTTTAATTACTATAGTctatttagatattaaaagattatcccgacaatcttgattttattatcattttatatttatttattaatttttaaaaataaaaatactcttattttcaattaatagatcaaataatataaagaatattttaaaataattgagtatttaagtaaaataatattttaaaataactaaatataataataatttatttttttataatattttatttttaataataaaaaattatcaggaATAAACACCCCCTAACAATACAAAAAGAGAATGGAAATGTAGTTTTggtgaatatattattttgtattccTTTTGCACTTTCTTGTGGTATGAGTTATTCTGAAAAAATGTTATGTCAAAATATacatatgttaaaaaatgtgctttttaatgttgtattttattattaacacaTGTGCCTAAAATTAAGAGGTTGagtttaatgttttatattaaagtcttcatcatgtattaaatttgaaCTTGCTTAACACATCATACATAATGTCATTccattcttattttaaaatcataacatattcaaaattaactaATATCTTATCCCCAAATATTCTATATTTTAATTCCATGAATAAAATTTCCCTGTTCAAAAGTAACCATTTGTCTTAGGTTGATTTTCTATTTTGGAAAACTACTAAAATggacttttaaaaatatttcacataaataTCATCTACAAACTCTGATAATCCTTACTCCAACCTCTTTATCCTTgattgacttaaaaaaaaaaaaaaaaactaaaactaaacaACAAACTCAACCATAAATCACGTGCCCATCAcatgcataaattaaaaaaaaaattttaaaatagttaaataataattgcaAGTGGCATTCCCTAAAAATAATACCACATCATAACCCGTAAATCACGTATCAacttaataaatcaaaaatccCACAATTCCACCCTGTCAAACACGCTCTCCAATTAATCACTTTCATCACCCTAATCTTGattgataaaacaattttttaacttactttaatcttgattaattattaataattattataattaaattaaaaaacggTGTATACAAAGAGGCAATTGAATCTGGAAAAGAGACAGAGTAACACGGCAACGACGCGGCTCATTGACTCACCAAACCTCCTTGGGAGTCATAACGAAGGAGGCTTTATGATGCCTCTTTTTTAACAAAAGcaaaaattggataaaattgACGTATGAAATACTCTACGAATATGTAACATACGGTTCTGTTAGACTagactttttccttttttttttttttggagccACTCTTCAACTACCTATTATCGtgtcttctttttatttttaattaaaataattaataatctaaattataagaaaatgttgttcatatttatttgggagaagaactatttcccacccaacttttgatgcgttttcaagaTGCCACCCACaccagatgaaaatccagttttcccacccatgaccaaactgccgtccatttttttagttagaaacaggggcaaaatcgtcatttactatttaaaacattaaaactttaaaaattcaccgtttcccccttcaggtttcaaaaagtaaataacccatcctcaaagtttgaaaaatttaatttcacccccctagggttttgcttccttctccggccaccaccgacgatcgctgcaatcgatcgatgggagatctccgactacaaaggacgacgaaggagatctggacgacgaagaacagatctggacgatgcGACGATGAAGAACAAAcggagatctggaagaacagatctggacgacgtGACGAGccacgaaggacgacgaagagtcgtccttcgtcgtctgggtggaacgacgaagagagacctcttcgtcgcacggtggtgcgacgaagagatctctgtctcttcgtcgcattgtgcgacgaagagatctccgtctcttcgtcgcaccgtgcaccaggagaaggagatcttcgtctcttccttcttcggccaccaccgccgtcgcaccaggagaaggaggaggcaggtgactacgccggagacgacgtcgggagatgaagttacagaatgggggtgaaactgctagttttgaaagttatgggaggcggctgtttttttgaaaaatttggaaaccctaggtttgagggtgaaaatgttagttttcaaagtttaaaaactttaggtaaggtgaaatgttagtttctaaaacctaaggggggtgaaggaaaacctcacatcaattttgggatgaattttgcagaggggtatttttgtcatttcatctaataagggtaaaatgaacattttacccttatgcaaataGAAACCATCCAaattaacagctcatgggtgggaaaactggattttcatttgACGTGTGTGGTATTTTGAGAACGCagcaaaagttgggtgggaaatagtccttctccctatttattttttgatttaggTGAGGCTGGGCTGTAGCGCATGAGATGGAGAAGAGTAGAGTGGGGTCACTGCCACAAATGCAGAACAGCTGCGACATTTGCCCACGTCCGATGTGTCAGCTACGGCCTCACACCTGTCGCTTTAACTTACACTCGTTGACTCCACGCTTCGTTGTCTGGCATGATTTTCATGCTGCATTTTAAAACCACTTTTCACCCTTTCGTAGAAAAATCAACCACTATTTTTAAAATCGTAcagaaaatcaaattaattatttaattgttaatttattattaaattattatatattttaattttaaaataaataataatttgaaagagGTGATATCCaagaattttaactttaaaaaagtaacaaaaatccGACCacatttgataaataaaaaaaaattccaatagTAGATAAACAAcgatatatatagataaatattggaTTATTAATATATAGAGATAGAGCCATCACATGAGTAGTTTGAAGTATGATATTTTAGTATGACACGAGTAAGCACAACATGCTATTATACTATATTGTGCTAGGTTTGTAGGTTGGTTGGATCGTGTCGTGGGCCTAACCTTTAGGTATATGGGGTGGCCCAATACTGTATgcagtattattaaaaatattaataaataaaataataattataatataaaattttatttttttgaattaacaaggctcaaactaaactcaaatataaattttaatttgaattcaactcaaaatcaaactacACAATAAGTCAAAGTTGAGTGAGTTAGAGGTTTTTGGCTTATGATACTTTTGTGTTGTAGCATTTCATATTGTCTGCTTTActaatgaaaaaagaatgagACTAAAATGATAGTAATTTGAAGAGGAaggtacaaaaataatatttgaaacaactGTATTTGGGATGAATAAAGAATGaaactaaaatgataataatctGTAAGTCTGTCACAAATGTCTCAAAAATGTCTTGTCAAAATGTATTTGGCATGaaaacatattatcatatttcaCTTTTCAATTGGAAACCACACACAAAGTGGAATCACGTGCTTagaacttaaaattttctaatcaattttttcttaaattaggagtttaaataaaaaattaagattaatctcttaatttatctaataaaaatgatatcgTTTCACAAATAATAGACAAAAGCAGAGAAttgtaattctaaaaattaatgttctaaaaataatttaataaacagtTTATGGAATTGTAGTTTACAGTTGATCAAGTatgaaagtaaaagaaaacaagaaaaaaaaaataagttgaccAGAGAATAATTTAAAAAGCAAGGAATGAATTGAGTTTGCAATTAATCATTTACAGTAAAGTTATAAGCAATTGATTCTTGTTTACTGattgtatttgattattatttatattttatgaagaaAGTAGTTGGTATGTTGCTATCAAAGTTTGTATATTTCATTGGATTCTCTACCTATAGTTGTTAAGATGAggttaaatattcaattacaataaTGGATACCTAACgcataaaatgagaaaattttaatgcgtTTTTGTCAAGTTATAGggataaatacataaataatccCAGACCCTAGAGTTATACCATTGTTGctatctatttaaattaaaagtaatattattttcattttaattgtataatatatagtattacaatataatctaaaataaaatcctAATCTTATGGAATAAGAAAAGTAGGAAAAAATAGGGAAAAGAGATTGCAATATCTGAGCTGCTAAGGCTTTGAATCCCATGTCTACCAAACTGTCAAAACTTTCAGTTTCAGCTAGTAGAAATTATATTGATGTGTTACGGTGGTGTCAAGTAAGTATTTGATCGAGGTAAGTCCAACCATTAAAGCTACGTGCccatatattttaagatttctttaaataattttttttattattacaagtaaaagattaatacaaaaataaattatataaaacattttatgttattaatgtatttggtaaaaccaaaacaataaaattatgtataatcattttttgtatacaattcatatatacaattaatatattactatatgaatggatgattttgaattagtctaatcatataatgatatcatcaacatgcaaagagaaaaaaaataaaagcattaaaatgaaaattcaaggCGAAAAAAAGGGacacaaaattattttggtgAATATTAGTTAGCCAAGCCATGACAACAACGAAATTCCTGTCT belongs to Mangifera indica cultivar Alphonso chromosome 2, CATAS_Mindica_2.1, whole genome shotgun sequence and includes:
- the LOC123197060 gene encoding probable disease resistance protein At4g27220 isoform X4, producing the protein MVDCACIATVLSPVLQVAGWLAAPIGRQFEYLFNYTTDFKNLETQVDELKKKREEVEHTIIAAERNMEEINQNVKEWQKDVEKTITEAERLIKEMCKRCAREHYRMVTEAERNMQEGEQELKDLHVDKTITEAEPLIPEKANNRRCFKGFCPNFIFHYKQSWKAFKLKRDGIDRLLQKEKELGPFSKPTNPPDRRFIPHEDYLTFESRNSLEKNVWDALNDENVYMIGVYGMGGLGKTTLVEELCRKAEKRFDDIVFVEVSESPDVKKIQTTIAKKLGLELKKENESDSESEMADKIYYRMKDKNILLILDNIWERLELDKTVGIPSRADRGKNKLLITTRNLDVLQKMDSAHNFEMGILNEEEAWTLFTKMAGKVIQKHDLHPLQKDVCKECGGLPLVISAIAKALTNKCYPSDWECALQDLKGLSEVKYTRFLEKEYMKIGLSYKYLSDELKKTFLISSLMENNTSISDLFKHVVCLNILGGVNLTMEGARKRLDKLVRDLKDACLLLDGFESGQFAMHDVIRDVAILFAHEEYHVFTTRNDVERDWKDRDKLKKCTKISLPGKSTIISQLWPNDLACPNLEYFYRTDMQNSSFEIPEDFFTVMPNLRVLNLVGLRQMSLPSSIHHLTNLQTLCLDYSNIGGVPIIGKLKKLKVLSLRNSYIKEFPTEVGQLTELRLLDLSDCYYLKVIAPHVISKLSNLEELYLKECLIQWKIEVLRELKLLSNLTSVELDIEDHKVLLEEFFTRKLIKYKISVGNWWYKHPTICEQECLRILKLIFNPTIHLEELCGIKNVELLCLAEYLDDEDEDEDEDDEDEDTLEHSKFHLQSNEITPLFNEKVILPDLKVLVLKNIISRKIWDSELPSSSFQNLKELILSRCTKIKFVFPYTITKNLQQLQYLKIKDCIDLEEIVATEEITEAAASFVFPEVTFLELKNLPKLATFYPGIHTLECPKLKKLVVKNCDKFKMLNSEANSLCLDHMVHFRDLEVLKLKNISFEKIWDNQLSTSSYQSLTHLALLECDKIKYVFPLSIAKSLQQLQYLELTSCKVLERIVAPEEGTEASVNFFFPQVSTMKLQYLPEFTDFYPEIHTSEWPKLKELVVKDCPKFKMFTSEANSLCLDQKVSFSGVAHTPNVCSQHDLTKAVVRTLNQGSNVISMDFHPQQQTILLVGTNVGDISLWEVGSLARLVHKSFKVWDISAASMPLQMALLNDAPISVNRSVWGPDGLMLGPKFM